A genomic stretch from Erysipelothrix sp. HDW6C includes:
- the rpmJ gene encoding 50S ribosomal protein L36, with the protein MKVRPSVKPMCEKCRVIRRNGRVMIICENPKHKQRQG; encoded by the coding sequence ATGAAAGTAAGACCATCTGTAAAACCAATGTGTGAAAAATGTAGAGTTATTCGACGCAATGGTAGAGTAATGATTATTTGTGAAAATCCAAAACACAAACAAAGACAAGGATAG
- a CDS encoding DUF871 domain-containing protein encodes MRKLGISIYPDKSTVEEMKAYIVKAADAGFSRIFSCLLSVEKPREEIKAEFIDINTFAKEYGFEIIVDVSPKVFKDLEISYDDLTFFHEIGADGIRLDAGFGGAQEAMMTFNEFDLKIEINMSNDTNYIDTIMDFQPNQYNLIACHNFYPHPYSGLTEEHFVNCTTRFTKYGLRSAAFVASMNPEAYGPWPVDYGLVTLESHRGLPMHVQIKDYIARNILDDIIVSNFVPSDAELEEVKKINLTKLNLAVELVDGIPELMKKIVLEEPHFNRGDVSDYLLRSTMSRVKYKGQGFPVFNAPEMIKRGDIVIESDDFGHYAGELNIAKKDMKNTGKSNVVGHVVAEEIFLLDKIKPWQKFEFTL; translated from the coding sequence ATGAGAAAATTAGGAATTTCGATTTACCCCGATAAATCAACTGTTGAAGAAATGAAAGCATATATTGTGAAGGCTGCAGATGCAGGATTCTCACGTATTTTTTCATGCTTATTATCAGTGGAAAAACCACGTGAAGAAATCAAAGCTGAATTTATTGATATCAATACTTTTGCGAAAGAATATGGATTTGAAATCATTGTTGACGTGAGTCCAAAAGTCTTTAAGGACTTAGAAATTAGTTATGATGACCTCACATTCTTTCATGAGATTGGTGCAGATGGAATTCGCTTGGACGCTGGATTTGGTGGCGCACAAGAAGCAATGATGACATTCAACGAATTTGACTTAAAGATTGAAATTAACATGAGTAATGATACAAATTACATCGATACGATTATGGATTTCCAACCCAATCAATATAACTTAATCGCTTGTCATAACTTTTATCCACACCCATATTCTGGCCTCACTGAAGAGCATTTTGTAAACTGTACAACACGATTCACTAAATATGGTCTTCGTTCAGCAGCTTTCGTTGCAAGCATGAACCCAGAAGCTTACGGACCATGGCCTGTTGATTATGGTTTGGTTACATTGGAATCACACCGTGGACTTCCAATGCATGTTCAAATCAAAGACTACATCGCTCGTAACATTCTTGATGATATTATTGTCTCAAACTTTGTACCAAGTGATGCAGAACTTGAAGAAGTGAAGAAAATCAACTTAACAAAACTCAACCTTGCCGTTGAGCTTGTTGATGGCATCCCAGAACTCATGAAGAAAATTGTACTGGAAGAGCCACACTTCAACCGTGGAGACGTAAGTGATTACTTATTGCGTTCAACAATGTCTCGTGTAAAATACAAGGGACAAGGTTTCCCAGTATTCAACGCACCAGAGATGATCAAGCGTGGCGATATTGTTATCGAAAGTGATGACTTTGGACACTATGCAGGTGAATTAAATATTGCAAAGAAAGACATGAAAAATACAGGTAAATCAAATGTTGTCGGGCATGTTGTCGCTGAGGAAATTTTCTTACTCGACAAAATCAAGCCATGGCAAAAATTTGAGTTTACACTATGA
- a CDS encoding N-acetylglucosamine kinase, translated as MKYYLGIDAGGTHTRFLMFDEHGNNVERIDRDSIHFMRVGFGGIQNVLGEIKSEFESKGFNFDEVGVAIGTAGYGEDKQVRTKIESAIWNVFPNALIMNDAMFAMTSALNHNDGVYIISGTGSIAFRKHDCVEERRGGFGYLLADEGSAFWIGKRILEAFTKEADGRLPRTRLYDEIMSHFELQEAYDLIGIANENKEDYRTWVAQFSGIVGNLESPHVDDVFKRAGLELAELANNFELNGKTKIAFGGGVLLHNTRVRETLLHALNDDYEFVASEHPVEYAAYLLLKQH; from the coding sequence ATGAAATATTACTTAGGAATTGATGCTGGTGGTACGCACACACGTTTCCTAATGTTTGATGAACACGGAAATAATGTCGAACGTATTGATCGCGATAGCATTCACTTTATGCGTGTCGGATTTGGTGGTATCCAAAATGTACTTGGCGAAATCAAGAGTGAATTCGAATCAAAGGGATTTAATTTTGATGAAGTTGGTGTTGCAATTGGAACGGCCGGTTATGGTGAAGACAAACAAGTCCGCACAAAAATTGAATCTGCAATCTGGAATGTATTTCCCAATGCGCTTATTATGAATGACGCAATGTTCGCCATGACATCGGCTTTGAACCATAATGATGGTGTATACATCATTTCTGGAACTGGATCCATTGCATTTCGCAAACACGATTGTGTTGAGGAACGTCGCGGTGGCTTCGGTTATCTCTTAGCAGATGAAGGTTCAGCATTCTGGATTGGAAAACGTATTTTAGAGGCGTTTACCAAGGAAGCAGATGGTCGTTTACCACGAACACGTTTGTATGATGAAATCATGAGTCATTTTGAACTTCAAGAAGCCTATGATCTTATCGGTATCGCCAATGAGAACAAAGAAGATTATCGTACATGGGTGGCGCAATTTAGCGGCATCGTTGGCAATTTAGAAAGCCCTCACGTTGATGATGTATTCAAACGTGCAGGATTGGAACTTGCTGAACTTGCGAATAACTTCGAACTCAATGGAAAAACCAAGATTGCATTCGGTGGTGGTGTGCTTTTACACAACACACGTGTTCGTGAAACACTACTTCA
- the rpsK gene encoding 30S ribosomal protein S11: MAKQKVARKRRVRKNIARGVAHIHSTFNNTIVTISDEQGNVLAWSSAGALGYKGSRKSTPYAAQMASEAAARAAVDHGMKAVEVSVKGPGPGRESAVRALQVAGLEISVINDVTPVPHNGCRPPKRPRG; this comes from the coding sequence ATGGCAAAGCAAAAAGTAGCTCGTAAACGTCGCGTTCGCAAGAATATAGCACGCGGAGTAGCTCACATCCATTCGACATTTAACAACACAATCGTTACAATTTCGGATGAACAAGGAAATGTTCTCGCTTGGTCAAGTGCTGGAGCTCTTGGATACAAGGGTTCACGTAAGTCAACACCATATGCAGCTCAAATGGCTTCAGAAGCCGCAGCAAGAGCAGCAGTTGATCATGGAATGAAAGCAGTTGAAGTTAGTGTTAAAGGACCTGGACCTGGTCGTGAATCAGCGGTTCGTGCATTACAAGTAGCTGGATTAGAAATTAGTGTCATCAATGATGTTACACCAGTTCCTCATAACGGATGCCGTCCACCAAAACGTCCACGTGGATAG
- a CDS encoding PTS sugar transporter subunit IIC, whose translation MDTFVKIIDEKLSAPMTKLANQRHLRAVRDGIVATLPLIIVGSFFLIIGNPPLPENWGITIFLKANAPAIVLPYRLTMAIMTLYATFGIGHSLAESYDLDGLSGGILATAAFLLTFTPINIPATTALAEAGMLTAQGVETLNLGVAGWVLPMANLGGGGMFVGIITAILAVEIFRFTDKSGFKISMPPQVPASVSRSFEALVPTAIILLLMATITYWLGFNWHSFIGNLVKPLLSATDSLPSVIIQVLLVTIFWAFGIHGVSIIGSIARPIWLQLLDANSLAFEAGVAGTALPHIGAEPFFQWFIWIGGSGATIGLAIAMAFFAKSAYAKSLGKTAFIPAVFNINEPIIFGAPIVLNPILIIPFILTPTVLAIIAWIVTSMGLVNRVVVTAPWTLPGPIGAYLATGGDWRAAVLSIVLIIIAFLIYFPFFKIYDNKLVLEENADI comes from the coding sequence ATGGATACATTTGTAAAGATCATTGATGAGAAATTATCTGCACCAATGACAAAGCTTGCGAACCAGAGACATTTGCGAGCAGTCCGTGATGGTATTGTTGCGACATTACCATTAATTATCGTGGGTTCGTTTTTCCTAATTATAGGAAATCCGCCATTGCCTGAAAACTGGGGAATTACAATTTTCTTAAAGGCTAATGCACCTGCAATCGTTTTACCTTACCGTTTAACAATGGCTATTATGACATTGTACGCAACTTTCGGTATTGGACATAGTTTGGCTGAATCATATGACCTTGACGGATTGTCAGGTGGTATCTTGGCTACTGCTGCATTCTTATTAACATTCACACCAATTAACATTCCTGCAACTACAGCACTTGCTGAAGCAGGTATGCTTACAGCACAAGGTGTTGAAACACTTAACTTAGGTGTTGCCGGATGGGTATTGCCAATGGCGAACCTTGGTGGTGGTGGTATGTTTGTTGGTATTATTACTGCAATCCTTGCTGTTGAAATTTTCCGTTTCACAGATAAATCAGGATTCAAAATTTCAATGCCACCTCAAGTACCTGCTTCAGTTTCACGTTCATTTGAAGCTTTAGTACCTACAGCAATCATCTTATTGTTAATGGCTACAATTACTTACTGGTTAGGATTTAACTGGCACTCATTCATTGGTAACTTGGTCAAACCATTGTTATCAGCAACAGATTCATTGCCATCAGTTATTATTCAAGTATTACTTGTAACAATCTTCTGGGCATTTGGTATTCACGGTGTTTCAATCATCGGATCAATTGCACGTCCAATCTGGTTACAATTATTAGATGCTAACTCATTAGCATTTGAAGCTGGTGTTGCTGGAACAGCATTACCACATATCGGTGCAGAGCCGTTCTTCCAATGGTTTATTTGGATTGGTGGATCAGGAGCTACAATCGGTTTAGCAATCGCGATGGCATTCTTTGCAAAATCAGCATATGCTAAATCACTTGGTAAAACAGCATTCATTCCTGCAGTGTTTAACATCAACGAACCAATCATCTTTGGTGCACCAATCGTGCTTAACCCAATCTTGATTATTCCGTTCATCTTAACACCTACAGTTCTTGCAATTATTGCTTGGATCGTTACATCAATGGGACTTGTTAACCGTGTTGTCGTTACGGCACCATGGACATTGCCTGGACCTATTGGGGCATACCTTGCAACAGGTGGAGACTGGAGAGCAGCAGTATTGAGCATTGTCTTGATTATCATTGCTTTCTTAATCTACTTCCCATTCTTCAAGATTTATGACAACAAGCTTGTCCTTGAAGAAAATGCAGACATCTAA
- the rpsE gene encoding 30S ribosomal protein S5 yields MNRKPRREPREQEFEERVVVINRVTKVVKGGRRFRFAALVVVGDKKGRVGFGTGKANEVPDAIRKGVEAAKKNLIKVEMVNGSLPHVNTGKFGAGEVFVRPATEGTGVIAGGAIRDVMELAGVTDVLTKCIGSRTPINMVRATFEALKTMKTVNEVASLREIKVEDVR; encoded by the coding sequence ATGAATCGTAAACCGAGAAGAGAACCACGTGAACAAGAATTTGAAGAACGTGTTGTTGTCATCAATCGTGTAACTAAAGTCGTTAAAGGTGGTCGTCGTTTCCGCTTTGCAGCTCTAGTTGTCGTTGGCGACAAAAAAGGACGTGTTGGATTTGGAACGGGTAAAGCAAACGAAGTCCCAGATGCAATCCGCAAAGGTGTTGAAGCAGCTAAGAAAAACTTAATCAAAGTTGAAATGGTTAACGGAAGTTTACCACATGTTAACACTGGTAAATTTGGTGCTGGGGAAGTATTCGTACGCCCTGCAACTGAAGGTACTGGAGTTATCGCTGGTGGAGCAATCCGTGACGTCATGGAATTAGCTGGTGTTACAGATGTTCTAACAAAATGTATCGGATCACGCACACCAATTAACATGGTTCGTGCAACATTCGAAGCATTAAAAACAATGAAAACTGTTAATGAAGTTGCTTCATTAAGAGAAATTAAAGTCGAAGACGTACGATAG
- the rpsM gene encoding 30S ribosomal protein S13, whose product MARIAGIDIPRNKRVVVSLTYIYGIGLPTSQEILAKTEIDENVRVKDLSEDQVNAIRREVEAIKVEGDLRREVNLNIKRLMEIGSFRGIRHRRGLPVRGQRTKTNARTRKGPRRTVANKKK is encoded by the coding sequence ATGGCTCGTATAGCAGGAATTGACATTCCACGTAACAAACGTGTAGTAGTCTCATTAACATATATCTACGGAATCGGTTTACCAACTTCCCAAGAAATCTTGGCAAAGACAGAAATCGATGAGAACGTCCGTGTTAAAGATCTTTCAGAAGATCAAGTTAACGCAATTCGTCGTGAAGTAGAAGCAATCAAAGTTGAAGGGGATCTTCGTCGTGAAGTCAACCTTAACATCAAACGTCTCATGGAAATCGGAAGCTTCCGTGGTATTCGCCACCGTCGTGGATTACCAGTTCGTGGACAACGTACAAAAACAAATGCTCGTACACGTAAAGGACCACGTCGTACTGTAGCGAATAAGAAGAAATAA
- the infA gene encoding translation initiation factor IF-1, with protein MSKENVIEVDGVVLDTLPGAMFKVELSNGHEILAHVSGKIRMHYIRILPGDRVTVEISPYDLSRGRITFRHK; from the coding sequence ATGAGCAAAGAAAACGTAATTGAAGTTGATGGAGTAGTTCTTGATACATTGCCAGGTGCAATGTTTAAGGTGGAACTCAGTAATGGTCATGAAATTTTAGCTCACGTATCTGGTAAAATCCGTATGCACTACATTCGCATTTTACCGGGAGACCGCGTGACTGTAGAGATTTCGCCTTACGATTTATCACGTGGGCGCATTACATTTAGACATAAATAA
- the map gene encoding type I methionyl aminopeptidase, translating to MITTKSERELDLMREAGRIAFEAQEVVRAAIKPGVSTKHLDDLAHRYILSQGATPAFLGFDGFTGSICASVNEVLVHGIPSSDIILKDGDIITIDVGAVYKGYYSDHAWTYPVGEISEAAKVLLQVSEDSLFAGIEAAVAGNRVGDIGHAVMSVVEPYGFGLPVEYSGHGLGTSMHEEPFVPNVGVPGKGALLRKNMVIAIEPMVQIGTNKTEVLDDGWNVVSKDRSLTAHYEHTVLVLENGYEILTRTKEAF from the coding sequence ATGATTACAACCAAGTCTGAACGTGAATTAGATTTAATGAGAGAAGCGGGACGCATTGCCTTTGAAGCGCAAGAAGTTGTCCGTGCTGCGATCAAACCGGGTGTCTCTACAAAACATTTGGATGATCTTGCTCATCGTTATATTCTAAGTCAAGGTGCAACGCCAGCGTTTCTTGGTTTTGATGGATTTACCGGTTCAATCTGTGCTTCAGTTAACGAAGTATTAGTTCATGGTATCCCAAGTTCAGATATAATCCTCAAAGATGGTGACATCATTACAATTGATGTTGGAGCAGTTTACAAAGGTTACTATAGTGATCATGCGTGGACCTATCCAGTTGGTGAGATAAGTGAAGCGGCGAAAGTCTTACTTCAAGTATCAGAAGATTCATTGTTTGCAGGAATTGAAGCCGCTGTTGCCGGTAATCGTGTTGGTGATATTGGTCATGCAGTTATGTCGGTTGTTGAGCCGTATGGATTTGGACTCCCTGTGGAGTACTCGGGCCATGGTTTGGGAACGTCGATGCATGAAGAACCATTTGTACCCAACGTCGGTGTGCCAGGTAAAGGCGCTTTACTACGTAAAAATATGGTAATCGCAATTGAACCGATGGTTCAAATCGGTACCAATAAGACAGAAGTTCTTGATGATGGTTGGAATGTTGTATCGAAAGATAGATCACTGACAGCGCATTATGAACATACTGTTCTCGTTTTAGAAAATGGTTATGAAATACTAACCCGAACAAAGGAGGCTTTTTAA
- the rplR gene encoding 50S ribosomal protein L18: MAKKLSRNQERVRRHARVRRKVSGTQERPRLSVYRSNGNISVQIIDDVAQVTLAATGSIDLKLENGGNVEAATKVGAEVAKLAKDKGITAVVFDRGGYIYHGRVKALAEAAREAGLEF, translated from the coding sequence ATGGCAAAAAAATTATCTAGAAATCAAGAACGCGTGCGTCGTCATGCTCGAGTTCGTCGTAAGGTCAGTGGAACGCAAGAACGCCCACGTCTTAGCGTGTATCGCTCAAATGGAAACATTTCGGTACAAATCATCGATGATGTCGCTCAAGTAACCCTTGCAGCAACAGGATCAATTGATTTAAAACTTGAAAATGGCGGAAACGTCGAAGCAGCAACAAAAGTTGGTGCTGAAGTTGCTAAATTAGCAAAAGATAAAGGTATTACAGCAGTAGTATTCGACCGTGGTGGATATATCTATCATGGACGTGTTAAAGCACTTGCTGAAGCAGCTCGCGAAGCCGGGCTAGAGTTTTAA
- a CDS encoding adenylate kinase, with protein MNLLIMGPAGSGKGTMSAQIVEAYGVVHISTGDMFREAIANETPVGLEAKSYMDNGKLVPDSVTDRMVKERISQDDCLNGYLLDGYPRNLSQAHAIEEMAAEINRPIDLVINLVVDYQELVKRITGRRICKTCGAIYHVDFHKPQIEGVCDIDGGALYQRVDDTEEKLAVRFEEYTKQTEPSIEYFREKGLVRDIDASQDAKKVMDDIRNILEAVK; from the coding sequence ATGAATTTATTAATAATGGGTCCTGCTGGTAGCGGTAAAGGAACAATGTCGGCACAAATTGTTGAAGCGTATGGAGTTGTCCATATTTCAACAGGGGATATGTTTCGTGAAGCAATCGCAAACGAAACACCTGTTGGATTAGAAGCAAAGTCATACATGGATAACGGTAAACTTGTGCCAGACAGTGTTACCGATCGTATGGTTAAAGAACGCATTTCGCAAGACGATTGCTTGAATGGTTATCTCTTAGATGGCTATCCACGTAATTTGAGTCAAGCGCATGCAATCGAAGAAATGGCAGCAGAAATTAATCGCCCAATCGATTTGGTGATCAACCTTGTTGTTGATTATCAAGAACTCGTAAAACGAATTACAGGTCGTCGTATCTGTAAGACATGCGGTGCTATCTATCATGTTGACTTCCACAAACCACAAATCGAAGGTGTCTGTGACATCGACGGTGGTGCGTTGTATCAACGTGTTGATGATACTGAAGAGAAATTAGCTGTTCGTTTTGAAGAATATACCAAACAAACAGAACCTTCAATCGAATATTTTAGAGAAAAAGGTTTAGTTCGTGATATTGATGCATCACAAGATGCAAAGAAGGTCATGGACGACATTAGAAACATTTTAGAGGCGGTTAAATGA
- the rplO gene encoding 50S ribosomal protein L15: protein MKLHELKYNEGARQDRKRIGRGHGSGTGKTSGKGHKGQNARSGGGVALGFEGGQTPLYKRIPTRGFKNINRVEHAVVNLSSLNVFEDGSEVTIEMLLEKRIINKTLDGVKILGQGELEKKLTVKANAFSKSAIESIEKLGGKAEVI, encoded by the coding sequence ATGAAATTACATGAACTTAAATACAATGAAGGTGCCCGTCAAGATCGTAAACGTATCGGACGTGGACACGGTTCAGGAACTGGTAAAACATCAGGTAAAGGTCACAAAGGGCAAAATGCTCGTAGTGGCGGTGGTGTTGCACTAGGATTTGAGGGTGGACAAACACCACTTTACAAACGTATTCCTACACGTGGATTTAAAAACATTAACCGTGTTGAGCATGCAGTTGTAAACTTATCATCATTGAATGTATTCGAAGATGGTAGCGAAGTAACAATCGAAATGTTACTTGAAAAACGTATTATTAACAAAACACTTGACGGTGTAAAAATCTTAGGTCAAGGTGAGTTAGAGAAGAAGTTAACTGTTAAAGCGAACGCATTCTCAAAATCAGCAATTGAAAGTATTGAAAAATTGGGTGGAAAAGCAGAGGTGATCTAA
- a CDS encoding DNA-directed RNA polymerase subunit alpha yields MNKFERAKFEVKEFDETANYGKFVIEPLERGFGNTIGNALRRVLLSSLPGAAVYSIKIEGVYHEFTSIAGVGEDVTGIVLNVKDLVLNIEDDEVYTLRISQKGPKVVTAADIECPTNVEILNKEHIIATLAEGAVLEMELKARNGRGYVSSDENKLIYQNASQGIGTIFTDSIYTPIERVKYLVEPTRVGQDSKYDRLILEIWTNGAIQPQVAVSLGSKILMDHLEQIVAIKDSVYESESVIKPDVSGVENPMATMMIEDLDLSVRSYNCLKRAGIQTVEELTLKTEEEMMRIRNLGKKSLKEVKDKLHDLGLGFKSFE; encoded by the coding sequence ATGAACAAGTTTGAACGTGCGAAATTTGAAGTTAAAGAATTTGATGAAACAGCAAATTACGGTAAGTTTGTTATCGAACCCCTCGAAAGAGGATTCGGTAATACAATCGGAAACGCCTTAAGACGCGTACTACTCTCATCATTACCAGGCGCAGCGGTTTATTCAATTAAAATTGAAGGTGTATACCACGAGTTTACATCAATCGCTGGAGTCGGAGAAGATGTAACTGGTATTGTTCTTAATGTGAAGGACCTCGTCCTTAATATTGAAGACGATGAAGTTTATACTTTACGTATCTCACAAAAAGGACCGAAAGTTGTTACCGCAGCTGACATCGAATGCCCTACAAATGTAGAAATCTTAAACAAAGAACACATCATCGCTACTTTAGCGGAAGGTGCTGTTCTTGAGATGGAGCTTAAAGCTCGTAACGGTCGTGGCTATGTTAGTTCAGATGAGAATAAACTTATCTATCAAAACGCATCCCAAGGGATTGGCACGATTTTTACCGATTCTATTTATACTCCAATCGAAAGAGTTAAATACCTTGTCGAACCAACACGTGTTGGACAAGATTCCAAGTACGATCGCTTAATTTTAGAAATTTGGACAAATGGCGCAATCCAACCTCAAGTTGCTGTGTCACTTGGTTCAAAAATTTTAATGGATCACTTGGAGCAAATTGTTGCAATCAAAGACTCAGTTTATGAAAGCGAATCCGTCATCAAACCGGATGTCTCAGGTGTCGAGAACCCTATGGCAACGATGATGATTGAAGATCTTGATCTCTCAGTTCGTTCATATAACTGCCTAAAACGCGCAGGTATCCAAACTGTTGAAGAGTTAACCCTCAAGACAGAAGAAGAAATGATGCGAATCCGTAACTTAGGTAAAAAGTCATTAAAAGAAGTTAAAGACAAACTCCATGATCTTGGACTTGGCTTTAAATCATTTGAATAG
- the secY gene encoding preprotein translocase subunit SecY, whose amino-acid sequence MRLFTDIFKNKEIRRKIMFTLAMLLLYRLGTVVPVPNVDSAKLSGMVSSLESNTLVGMINILGGGLLQQLSIFALGVGPYITGSIIIQLLSMDVIPYLTELTKSGQKGKQQIDRITRYLGVILAYVQGIGILYVFNSQYNILLSTNVVDYFFMGTVMTAGTMFLLWVGDQITAKGVGNGMSLIIFAGIVSAMPKSFASAYAAMVTNGGSMGWLWFTLFALSYVAIIILVVFMNNAVRKISIQYTSNVSGTARGSGMNHLPLMINSASVIPVIFAGAIMQAPIIALSWFNQGSVYTFLSTYFTTNHPVGLTLYALLTIAFTFFYTHLQVDPEKISEDFAKNNSYIPGVRPGKDTKTYISTILNRITVLGAIFLTFVAVLPHLLPMITNGAIPASTAPGGTGIIIVVGVALETVKELEGRLTQRDRSYKGLFNR is encoded by the coding sequence ATGAGATTATTTACTGATATTTTTAAAAACAAAGAAATCAGAAGAAAAATCATGTTCACACTGGCTATGCTATTACTTTATCGTTTAGGAACAGTTGTACCTGTTCCTAACGTCGATAGCGCTAAGCTTTCGGGGATGGTCTCATCATTAGAGTCTAATACGCTAGTTGGAATGATTAATATTCTTGGTGGTGGTTTACTACAACAATTGTCGATTTTCGCTCTTGGTGTGGGTCCATACATTACTGGGTCAATCATTATTCAACTCTTGTCAATGGATGTAATTCCGTACTTAACGGAACTTACAAAATCTGGACAAAAGGGGAAACAACAGATTGATCGTATTACACGTTACTTGGGAGTTATACTAGCGTATGTCCAAGGAATTGGTATTCTCTACGTTTTTAACTCACAATATAACATTCTCTTAAGTACTAACGTTGTTGACTATTTCTTTATGGGAACAGTCATGACAGCTGGAACAATGTTCCTACTCTGGGTTGGTGATCAAATCACCGCTAAGGGTGTTGGTAACGGGATGTCCCTCATTATCTTTGCTGGTATTGTATCGGCAATGCCAAAATCATTCGCAAGTGCATATGCAGCAATGGTTACAAACGGTGGTTCAATGGGATGGTTATGGTTCACGCTCTTTGCGTTATCATACGTCGCAATTATCATTCTCGTTGTATTCATGAACAATGCAGTGCGTAAGATTTCAATTCAATACACATCAAACGTAAGCGGAACAGCACGTGGTAGTGGAATGAACCATTTACCATTAATGATTAACTCTGCTTCTGTTATTCCAGTTATTTTCGCTGGAGCAATTATGCAAGCACCGATTATTGCCTTAAGTTGGTTTAATCAAGGAAGTGTTTACACATTCTTGAGCACCTACTTTACAACAAATCATCCAGTGGGATTAACACTGTATGCTCTCTTAACGATTGCATTCACGTTCTTCTACACTCACTTGCAAGTTGATCCTGAGAAAATATCAGAAGATTTTGCTAAGAATAATTCATACATTCCTGGCGTTCGTCCTGGAAAAGATACGAAAACATATATTAGTACAATCTTAAATCGCATTACTGTATTGGGAGCAATTTTCCTAACATTCGTTGCGGTACTACCTCACTTACTACCAATGATCACTAATGGTGCAATTCCTGCATCAACAGCTCCTGGTGGAACGGGTATTATCATCGTTGTTGGTGTTGCTTTAGAGACAGTGAAAGAACTTGAAGGACGATTAACACAACGTGATCGTTCATACAAAGGTTTATTCAACCGTTAG
- the rplQ gene encoding 50S ribosomal protein L17, giving the protein MRNRKLGRDSAHRKALLRNLSTSLIVHGRIETTEMKAKELRSVADKLVTLAKRGDLHARRQAASIVFNVVADEKTGQTALQKLFDEIGPKYADRNGGYTRVIKTEMRRGDAAPMAVIEFV; this is encoded by the coding sequence ATGAGAAACCGTAAATTAGGTCGTGACTCAGCTCACCGTAAAGCGTTACTCCGTAACCTTTCAACAAGCTTGATCGTTCATGGTCGTATCGAAACAACAGAAATGAAAGCAAAAGAACTTCGTTCAGTTGCTGATAAACTCGTTACACTAGCAAAACGTGGTGACCTACACGCACGTCGTCAAGCTGCAAGCATTGTCTTCAATGTTGTTGCTGATGAAAAAACAGGACAAACAGCTTTACAAAAGCTATTCGATGAAATCGGTCCTAAATATGCTGACCGCAATGGTGGCTACACACGCGTAATCAAAACTGAAATGCGCCGTGGAGATGCTGCACCAATGGCAGTTATTGAATTCGTTTAA